TGAAAATTTTCTTTCCAGAATCTACGAACAATCGCAAGATCAGAGCTGTAAACATACCAATTTTGCCCGGATAACCATTTTTCCTTTTCCAAATCCCAGTCCCTGCCCGACTTGTTTTTTCCCGGAAAATCGGATCTATTCAATTTCGGCGACCCTACCAAAATAAACTTTTCTTCCGTGAATGTTTCATATTCGATCTCCGGATCCTGTATCTTTTGGCTGACAATGGCCAATTGAATTTCTTCTTTTTTCAATTTATCAATGAGCTCGGTAACAATTCCGAAGCTGACTTGAAAGTCGAAATCAGGTCTGGTAAAAAGAGAAAGAAGATACTCCGAATAAAATTCAATAGGACTTCCGAGTCGGATAGTCGTCTCTTTTTTCAGATTGGTCTTTCTGAATTCGTTTTCTATCCCGTTCAATCTTTCCAACGGGCCTACAATTTGCGAATAGAGAATTTTCCCATACTCCGTAGGAATCATTTTGCGACTAGTTCTCTCAAACAACTGTTTGCCGGTATAATTCTCCAGACTTTGAAGTTGTTGGCTGACACCCGGTTGAGTCATAAGCAATACTTGAGCGGCGCGGGTGAGAGTGCCTTCCCGATAAATGGTGAAAAAAGTCCGATACAGTTCCAGATTTATCATATATTAATATAAATATTTTTATACTGATCTATAAACACCATTGTTTTTTTTATATATTGCTTTGCTTGCTTTTAAAATAAACACGAAAGAATAGATACTTAAAGACCGGGATATTTTCCCGAAAGCGAGGATAGGTCAAAAATGAAAATGATCAAATGGATCTTTTTAGGAATATTTTTCCTTAACATGGGGTTATCTGCGGAGACAGGGAGCAAAAATAGAATGAAGAAAATATTGTTTGTAATTACAAGTCACGGGGTGAAAGGAAGTTCCGGTTCGCCTACAGGGTATTATCTGGGAGAAGTGAGTCATCCTTGGAAGGAGCTAAAAAATGCAGGTTACGAAATCGACTTTGTCAGTCCGAAAGGAGGACTCTCTCCCGTGGATGGAAAGGATCTCGACGATCCGATCAATAAAGAGTTTTGGGAAAATCCTATCTATCAAAAAAAGATTTCCCATTCTTTCAAACCGGAAGAAGTAAACTCAAAAGATTACGTTGCCATTTTTTATGCGGGCGGACATGGTACGATGTGGGATTTTCCCGATTCCACTTTGATTGGAAAAAAAGCTGCGGAGATCTATGAATCCGGTGGAATCGTTGCAGCCGTTTGCCACGGACCTTCCGGGCTGATCAATTTGAAACTTTCCAATGGAAAGTATCTGATAGAAGGAAAAAAGGTAAACGGTTTCACAAATGAAGAAGAGGAAGCGGTAAAACTCACAAATATTGTTCCTTTTCTATTGGAAGAAAAGCTGAAGGAAAGAGGAGGGATTTATAAAAAGTCAGCGCCATGGAAAGAACATGTGGAAGTTGATGAGCGTTTGATCACAGGTCAGAATCCTCAGTCTGCGAAAAAAGTAGGTTCCGAAATGGTAAAATTACTGGCAAAGATCGGAAACTAACGCGCATTAAAAACTATCATATATAGGTAGCATCATACATTTCCGGCTGCTTCCTATATATCTTCTTTTATCATATTGTTGTTTTCGATGTCTGTAAAAAGATCTTTTTTTTTATTAATAGTAAAATTCCGATATAGATGAGCCAAATCGGAAATGATAATTGGCAGATTAGATTCAATTTTGAGTTGATTAGCCAAGGATAAGCACCGACGATCTGGCAGATAGATGTCAATACACCTATTATGATGAGAAAGATGTCGTGGTATTGATTTCGAAAAGAAAGAGTAAAAAGAAAAATCGAGATAGAAAGTAAAAGGGAAATGCAGTGCATCGAACCTACAGAAAGGCTTAAGATAAACAAAATAATATCATTGGACATCTGATAGTTAAAAACCGGATAAACCAAGCGACCCACTAACAAATCAATGAGAATAAAGATGGGAACGATCAAAAACATAAATATAAAACTGGCTATCAATGCCAAGGGAGAGTGATTTGCATTCAGAATCCTGGCAATGACATAGATGGATGGCATCAGAAAGACAGTAGCGAAAATAAGCAATTCATCCATCATTTGAATGAAAAATTTCCATTCTTCAATCCAGTCATTTAACAATAATTTATCGGAAGGTGCAACAGGAACTAAGTTCGAAAGGATAAAGTAAGAAAGAAATAAAAACCCTGAAAAAATAAACGATATTGCACCGAACTTATAAATCTTATCGTTCATTTGTTTTCAGTTTTTACAATCCAGGCTCAAATATTTGCAAACATTTGCAAAAACATCTTTTACCGAATCCATCTTCCAATCATCTCTGTTTTTCATACCTTTCAAATAAAATCCCCCGATGGTTTTCATCTCAGGATTCTGATTGTCATACCCATGTCCGTAGATCGGTTGTTTTACGGTTTGAAAAACGGGTCCTTTCCTGGAACCGGAAATATAGATTTTTGCCTTTGTAGATAGTAAGCCCAATGCATCAGGATGTTGGGATTTTCTTAACTCTGCGATATCTTCCTTATCCCCTCTCCATTTGGTTCCGGGACAATTCATCTCCAAATCATTCTTTAAGGAAACTCTTTCCTCATCGGTCAGAACATTTCGATTGCCCGGAAGCAAAATCGCTGATCCTCCGGAACTTTTGAAAATAAAATCATATGTTTGCAAATCAGTTTGAATCCAGCCTTTATTCAGCAAATATACGTTAGGTTGACATAAACTTTCTCCGTAGGAAAAACCATGATCGGAAATAAGAAGTAATGCCAGATCCTTACGATTGTATAAGTCCAACGCTCTGATGAATTCTCCGAACTCGGAATCGATTTGTTTTAGTTTTTCTTTTGCCTCTGCCGAACCGGGTCCGTAAGCATGGTGAGTGCTGTCCAAATCAGTGGTATATAAAAGGAGCAAATCAGGTTGAAAGGTTTCAAACATCCAAAAACCGGTTCTGAATTTAACCAAGTCCTTAGTAACATCATTTAAAGGTTCTCCTACCGCAAGCTCCGCACGTTTATGCAGTCCTTTGCTCGAGAGTGCCCGCAAAAGTTTATCGTCTTCCGGGATTCTCTTTCGCCAAATCTGCGGTAGGTTGTAGTCGACATCAGCTCCTACGGTAACAGGCCAAAATACATTCCCAGTTTTTTTTGATTTTAATTTGGCATAATCCCAAAGGGTTTTTACTTTGATGTCTTCCGAATACCAAGTCCAGCCACCATCGTTCTTTTCAAACGGATCGACTAAGGTATTGTTTAAAATTCCGTGTACGCTCGGATCGACACCGGTGACCATTGAAGTGTGGGCCGGATACGTAACACTCGGATTTACGGTTTGAATCTCTCGGGAAAAGGAAGATTTTTCAGAAAACTCTTTTAAGTTAGGAATAAGACTTAGGATTTCAGGGGAATCAAAATAGTATCCGGGGAATCCGTCGACGGAAAGAACGATTAACTTTTGTTTTATGGTTTCCTTTTTCTTTTTGGGCTTTGCATTCAGGTTTTGAAAAGAAAAAGAAATCAGTATAAAGGTAAATCCGATGGAAAAAAGCCAGGACAAACAAATCGATTTAATGATAAACGGGAAAGTTGCAGAAATAAGAATCTTTCCCTTGTTTTTATTCAAGGGAAAGAAATTCTTTTGCGAAAAAGGATACATTTAATCTAAAGTTAGATTGAATTAGTATTCTTGTTCGGAACGGGTCGATCCTAACAATTCATCAGGAATGTCTTCGATGGAATCTCCGATTTGAATGGCCAGACGATTTCCCACTCTACCAGGAGTAGCTTTGAACTTGCTGCGATCCCCTACTTTCACGGTGAGATCAGTTTTGATCGGAGTGTTTTCCAATTTGATCACGTCTCCTGTATGCAAGTTCATCAGATCGTTTAACGAAATATCCACGCTCCCCACTTCGGAGATCAAAGGGATTTTGACTTGGTCCAATCGTTCCTGGATGACCGCTCTGTTTTCGTCCACTTCCCCTTTACGAATCGAGGAATACCAGTACTGCGCGGAAAGTTTGTTGATGATCGGTTCAATCGTGATATAGGGAATACAAAGGTTTGTCATCCCCTCTACTTCCCCTACTTTTGTTTCCAGTGTAATTAATACCACCATATCATTCGGAGGAACCACTTGGGCGAATTGAGGGTTTGTTTCAATATTTCCAAGACGAGGACGAAGGTCGATTACGGTAGACCATGACTCTCTCAGGTTTCCTAAAATCCTTACGATGATACCTTCCATTACCGAAAGCTCGATATCGGAAAGTTCCCGGTTTACTTTAGAGGATTCTCCCTTACCACCAAACAAACGATCGATGATTGTAAAGGAGATGGAAGGATCGATTTCAAGGATGGCAGATCCACGAAGAGGGTCCATATTGATAACGGCAAGGGTGGTCGGGTTCGGAATGGAACGGATAAATTCTTCGTAAGTCAACTGATCCACCGAAGCAACGTGAACTACAACAAGTGCCCGGAGCTGTGCGGAAAGACCTGTCGTAGCAAGACGTGCAAAAGTTTCATGCATCATCTGCAAAGTACGAATCTGGTCTTTTGAAAACTTATCCGGTCTTTTGAAATCGTAGATCTTAACTTTTTTCTGTTCACCTACGGAAGAATATTCATCTTCTGACACCTCTCCTGAAGAGATGGCGTTTAACAGTGCATCAATTTCGTCCTGTGAGAGAATTTCGGTCATTTTTTTACCTTAACCAGTAGATTCTTAATTTGCCAATATCCAACTCTATTTCCTTCGTCTTTTTTTAAGGAATAACTGTACTCATATCTTGTTTTAAAACGCCCGATCATTCTTTCCACATAAACTTGGACTCTCGCATCGTTTTTAGAAGGATAATCCACGGAAAGAACTTTGAAATATTTCAATTTGCCGGAAGGTGATTCCGTAAGATATCGTTTGAACTCTTCCACGATGGCATCTTTGTCACTTGCATGACTTTCCGCATAAACGGTACTAAACCGGTCATAATTTAAGATATATTCCGAAAAATCGATCCATTTGAAATGAGATTCCCAATTCTTCTTCATTTCAGACCCGAGGAATAAAAAGATAGTTTCTTCCGGAGTGACAAATCCGGTTTCTCCTAAGTTTTGCGCGAGAGGGGTAAAGTTTCTTTCTTTATTCGATTTTTCCAAAAGAAAGGAAGAAGTATTTTCAGATCTTAAAAAAGAATCTTTGTCTTCCGTATAATTGGGATAAAAATAACCGGTGATAAAGTACTTTTTACCTGGCAAAAAGGAGTAATATTCATCCAGGTAAATGATCTTGGAAAAGGATTCGTTTCGATGGAGTGCGATTTCTTTGTTTTCATCGCCTACAAGATTCACAACAGTCGTTCTTCTTTTTAAGATAGGATCGTGAAACTCGGGATCTTCCAGAGGAGCCACCAAACGGTCGTCTTCGTCTTTGATGATGATCTGAAAAGAGTAACGAAAATCCCCGGCTGGAAAAATGCGAACGACTTCTTTTCCGGTATTTTGAATCGAATATTGTAAGGGAATTCTTTCTCCTTCCGTAAAATTTCTTTTGGCCAGACTAACTTTGATTTTAGATTGAAGAGCGACAAAATTTTCCACTCTTTCTCCGCGTGCGTCCCTATCGGGAATGGCGAAAAGAGAGCTGGTGAAAGACAAAATCAGAAATCCGACCAAAGATACTCGCATACAGTATCAATTTCGGCAGAAACCCGAAATCTTTAGGAGATTTTTTAAGACATAAATGGGCGGATCAGACCATTCTTTTTGCTTCTGCAATGATATAATCCGCAATCCGAATCAAACGGACCATAATCGCACGAAACTTTTTGTACTGATAATAATTTTCACGGTGTTTGTCCAAATGGGACTCAACAAGTGCCACAGTTTTTGAAGAAATCTTCATGTTTTTGATCTCGTTTTCAGTGATCCCGTAAAGATTTGCCTCGGAGACAAATCGGTTCAATTCTTTGACTAAACTTTCATCCGTTAAATCCTGGATCTCGAATACCTTTTCTATTTTTAAAATAAAATCGGTCAGAGTTCGTTTGATCTTCGCCTCTTCCTCATTCGGCTTTCGTTTCGCAGTCATCTGAGTCAACACCTCGTAACGGTCCAAGGCATTCTCATACAATTCATTGACTTTTGATTTTTGTCCCAATATAAAACTCATATAGGACAAAAGACCGACCAAGGTATCGGGGTATTTATTGATGGAACCGATTTCATCCAAAGCATTGGAAAAACCTTCCTCATCA
The nucleotide sequence above comes from Leptospira kobayashii. Encoded proteins:
- a CDS encoding LysR family transcriptional regulator, whose amino-acid sequence is MINLELYRTFFTIYREGTLTRAAQVLLMTQPGVSQQLQSLENYTGKQLFERTSRKMIPTEYGKILYSQIVGPLERLNGIENEFRKTNLKKETTIRLGSPIEFYSEYLLSLFTRPDFDFQVSFGIVTELIDKLKKEEIQLAIVSQKIQDPEIEYETFTEEKFILVGSPKLNRSDFPGKNKSGRDWDLEKEKWLSGQNWYVYSSDLAIVRRFWKENFQKRPSIKPKLVLPNLKLICESLLLGEGVSVLPSYLFRKKKQNYVWFPEFREATNTLYFASLAGSKEKNRDTKSQIIKMVEKEKV
- a CDS encoding type 1 glutamine amidotransferase domain-containing protein, whose translation is MKKILFVITSHGVKGSSGSPTGYYLGEVSHPWKELKNAGYEIDFVSPKGGLSPVDGKDLDDPINKEFWENPIYQKKISHSFKPEEVNSKDYVAIFYAGGHGTMWDFPDSTLIGKKAAEIYESGGIVAAVCHGPSGLINLKLSNGKYLIEGKKVNGFTNEEEEAVKLTNIVPFLLEEKLKERGGIYKKSAPWKEHVEVDERLITGQNPQSAKKVGSEMVKLLAKIGN
- a CDS encoding ectonucleotide pyrophosphatase/phosphodiesterase, with protein sequence MNKNKGKILISATFPFIIKSICLSWLFSIGFTFILISFSFQNLNAKPKKKKETIKQKLIVLSVDGFPGYYFDSPEILSLIPNLKEFSEKSSFSREIQTVNPSVTYPAHTSMVTGVDPSVHGILNNTLVDPFEKNDGGWTWYSEDIKVKTLWDYAKLKSKKTGNVFWPVTVGADVDYNLPQIWRKRIPEDDKLLRALSSKGLHKRAELAVGEPLNDVTKDLVKFRTGFWMFETFQPDLLLLYTTDLDSTHHAYGPGSAEAKEKLKQIDSEFGEFIRALDLYNRKDLALLLISDHGFSYGESLCQPNVYLLNKGWIQTDLQTYDFIFKSSGGSAILLPGNRNVLTDEERVSLKNDLEMNCPGTKWRGDKEDIAELRKSQHPDALGLLSTKAKIYISGSRKGPVFQTVKQPIYGHGYDNQNPEMKTIGGFYLKGMKNRDDWKMDSVKDVFANVCKYLSLDCKN
- the fliM gene encoding flagellar motor switch protein FliM; its protein translation is MTEILSQDEIDALLNAISSGEVSEDEYSSVGEQKKVKIYDFKRPDKFSKDQIRTLQMMHETFARLATTGLSAQLRALVVVHVASVDQLTYEEFIRSIPNPTTLAVINMDPLRGSAILEIDPSISFTIIDRLFGGKGESSKVNRELSDIELSVMEGIIVRILGNLRESWSTVIDLRPRLGNIETNPQFAQVVPPNDMVVLITLETKVGEVEGMTNLCIPYITIEPIINKLSAQYWYSSIRKGEVDENRAVIQERLDQVKIPLISEVGSVDISLNDLMNLHTGDVIKLENTPIKTDLTVKVGDRSKFKATPGRVGNRLAIQIGDSIEDIPDELLGSTRSEQEY